From Rutidosis leptorrhynchoides isolate AG116_Rl617_1_P2 unplaced genomic scaffold, CSIRO_AGI_Rlap_v1 contig114, whole genome shotgun sequence, the proteins below share one genomic window:
- the LOC139881102 gene encoding uncharacterized protein, with amino-acid sequence MTPPRPVTKLTRPEPNAIKVNVDGALFADGMMGIGVAIKDHDGRVLCSRAIYTTAKGDIQGIEALAILVGLELASFCKVIHFCIESDASNVVKAINGQSFCFLSCCNVIDDARSLASSFDECNLSFVRREGNNLAHSIANSKGNWQDGISSHLYTVTLSDLI; translated from the coding sequence ATGACTCCTCCTAGACCAGTAACAAAATTGACCAGGCCGGAACCAAATGCAATCAAAGTGAATGTAGATGGCGCTCTCTTTGCGGATGGTATGATGGGGATTGGGGTCGCAATAAAGGATCATGATGGAAGAGTCTTATGCTCTAGAGCAATTTATACAACAGCCAAAGGTGATATTCAAGGTATTGAAGCTCTAGCTATTCTTGTAGGATTGGAGTTGGCTTCTTTTTGTAAAGTTATACATTTTTGTATTGAATCTGATGCGTCTAATGTTGTGAAAGCCATCAATGGACAATCTTTTTGTTTCCTCTCTTGCTGTAATGTAATAGACGATGCTAGAAGCCTAGCTAGTTCTTTCGACGAATGTAATCTTTCTTTTGTTAGACGAGAGGGAAACAACCTTGCACATAGTATTGCAAATTCAAAAGGCAATTGGCAAGACGGAATCTCCTCTCATCTCTATACTGTAACACTTTCTGATTTGATTTAA